Proteins encoded in a region of the Puntigrus tetrazona isolate hp1 chromosome 12, ASM1883169v1, whole genome shotgun sequence genome:
- the si:ch211-221j21.3 gene encoding uncharacterized protein si:ch211-221j21.3 isoform X1: MDCISPMQNKRRHSGDLEQRHNQSKRLCNGLGGCGRVEYGAVMETPMDTWDGQNHSPQNGHSASVPGTQVLPAPGRGAGQHCPRCMAGEPGHINHIMRY, encoded by the exons ATGGATTGCATAAGTCCCATGCAGAATAAGAGAAGACATAGTGGAGATCTGGAACAACGGCACAACCAGTCG AAAAGGCTGTGCAATGGACTGGGAGGCTGTGGCCGGGTTGAATACGGTGCGGTGATGGAAACTCCAATGGACACGTGGGATGGCCAAAATCACAGCCCTCAAAACGGACACAGCGCCAGTGTCCCCGGCACG CAGGTGTTACCCGCCCCAGGACGCGGTGCAGGACAGCATTGCCCAAGGTGTATGGCAGGCGAACCT
- the si:ch211-221j21.3 gene encoding uncharacterized protein si:ch211-221j21.3 isoform X2 has translation MDCISPMQNKRRHSGDLEQRHNQSKRLCNGLGGCGRVEYGAVMETPMDTWDGQNHSPQNGHSASVPGTVLPAPGRGAGQHCPRCMAGEPGHINHIMRY, from the exons ATGGATTGCATAAGTCCCATGCAGAATAAGAGAAGACATAGTGGAGATCTGGAACAACGGCACAACCAGTCG AAAAGGCTGTGCAATGGACTGGGAGGCTGTGGCCGGGTTGAATACGGTGCGGTGATGGAAACTCCAATGGACACGTGGGATGGCCAAAATCACAGCCCTCAAAACGGACACAGCGCCAGTGTCCCCGGCACG GTGTTACCCGCCCCAGGACGCGGTGCAGGACAGCATTGCCCAAGGTGTATGGCAGGCGAACCT